A window from Oceanivirga salmonicida encodes these proteins:
- a CDS encoding M24 family metallopeptidase, which produces MEVHEFPDVSQSTDDILEENMVFTIEPGIYKPGVAGVRIEDDIVVTKDGCMVLTKYEK; this is translated from the coding sequence ATGGAAGTACATGAATTTCCAGATGTTTCTCAAAGTACTGATGACATATTAGAGGAAAACATGGTATTTACAATAGAACCTGGAATTTATAAACCTGGTGTTGCAGGAGTTAGAATAGAAGATGATATAGTAGTTACCAAAGATGGTTGTATGGTACTTACTAAATATGAAAAATAG